AACTTTTACAGACAATGAAgtaatgagagagaaaaaaaggtttTATGTAGCAGCCAGATTCCTGAAAATACAAGACACCTCTTTCATTTAGTCCACAAAGTGGCAGAGCTGACATGCACTGTGACAGTATTTTTCCAGTAAATAGAAGTCATCAGAATCAACTGAGTTAAAGAGGAACAGAAGAAATCAGGGAAAAAACATGATACAAATGTATTCCCAAGTAGCATGGGACTACTTGAAATTGTTCACCATCAGTTTAAAGAGGTCAAGAAATCCTAACCATATGCTGACTTGTGAGGCAATGCTGAAGAAATAAGTGATGGAAGTTCTGATAAAGGGAACACAGAAATACGAACAGGACTAATGTCAAAATGCACTCGACAAAACTGTCTTCAGTCTGAGCCAAAAACAAAATGCTCACAAATGACTGCCTTATAGACATGAGGAATATCTCTCTCATAGTTCTAGAGAACAAAGTCTCAGATCATGGTGGTATGAACAGATAGCATTCTTTTTGCTGTGCCTTCACATAGAAGGGGGAAACTAGTTGTATGCAGTCTCTTTTTAAGGGCACTAATGTCATACAAAAGAGCTTTATATTTGCCCAGTTGGTAGCAtatacctttattcccagcattctggaggcagaagcaggtggatctctgggagttctaggtcagctggtcttcagagcaagttccaggacacaaCAAGGGTTACACAGGGAACAGGGCTACCCGGAGAAACTTGTctccaaagggggaaaaaaaaaaaacttcgcATTTATCATCTACCCAAAACACTCATCTTGAAGATTTAGAGGTCAACATGAATTTCAGGAGGACATATTCAGATCACAGTATTAAGAGAAAGATTGGGGGTGGGAGGCCCTACAAATGAAAAGGATTAACCAATCAGCCATATGGGTAAAAGTCAAAGACTTTGCATAAGCCATTTTGAATACAAAGGTAAACTTTTTTTATCACTGTGAGCTTTATACACCAAATGCTTGGATATAAGTGACACAGACACAAAGGAGATAACAGCATTTAAGAAACTACACATCCAatacttttatttcttgtttcttggGGTTTTTATCTGGAAggtaagacaaggtttctttgtgtaaccctggctctccaggaacttgttctgtagatcaggctggccttgaacttgagatctcggctccccagtgttgggaatagaacatgtaccaccacacccagcaaatagttttcattataaaagaaaataacttcaGTCTAGTGTTCAATATTGTAATTTTATGGTCTTAATCACTTCTCTCCATCTACCAAATAGGAGGGGGCTATGTTAGAAAGAGGTGTACCCCTCACTATGGTAACACACCACTCACTTCTTTTAAAGAATCACTGCTATAGTATATTACATGATTAGTAAGTAGTAGCCTACCTCTCCAGTGTAATGAGACTGAAACACCTAATAATAGACACTCAAAATTCTTCTAGAAAAAGGCACCACATTGTATAATTACAGTATCAGTGGACttagcataatttaaaaaatagattcaCAGTGGCTGGTGAGTTGGCTCAGGAGGAAAGGggtattttcatgtgtgtgatgCACAAGAACGGGATGCCACAAATGTGCAggagtggagtggagtggggTCACATACCCCAGAACTGAAATTACAAGCAGTCATACGCTGTCTGACAAGGGGCTAACAACTGAACTAGAATGCTCTGGAGCCAGCAGCGAGTGCTCTCAAGCaggcgtctctccagccccaggacaaAGATCTTTGCAACCAAGCCTGTCCTGTCCTGACTGATCCTAGGCCCCACATAGTGAAGAAAGAACCAGCTCTCAAAATGTCCTTTAACCTCTAGTTAAAGTGTGCCATGGCCCTCTTGCActcatgcacaataaataaaaatacaaaaaccttACCAGAACCAAAAGCAGGCCATTTAGTATATCCCACTTAGCCTAAAAACTTGAATAATTTCCAGCTAAGATATGTTTGAAAGAGGACACTGCATTGAACTCCTTCCAAAGGTTACATAACATtaatttgcatatgtgtgtatataaatgcgTATGTACACACATTCCATCCAAGATTATTGATTACAAGGGTCTGGATAGTGGGGCTGAGACCCCATAACAACTATGTACTaggttgggcatggtggctcatgactgtaAGCCCAGCCTGTTAAGCTGAAGCAAGGGAATAATTACTCCAAGTTTAAGATCAGCCTGACTACACGATGAATATGGAGAAAACTGGAGCTATAcagaaacaaaatcaacaacaacaaatctaTCAATTATttaaagcagtagttctcaacctataGGTTGTGATCCCTTGGGGGTAGTTGTAGGGGTGTGGTGTATTAAACAATGCTTTCACAGGGGTTACCCAAGACTACtggaaacagatatttacattacaattcatgtacttacagttacaaagtagcaatgaaataatttatggttagggggtcaccacaacataagaactgtattaaaaagtGGCagcatataaagaaaaaaaaaaaggggttggggatttagctcagcggtagagcacttgcctagcaagcgcaaggccctgggttcagtccccagctccaaaaaaaagaaaaaaaaaaaaataaaagtggcagcattaggatggttgagaaGTGCTACTCTAAGGCATCATTGTAACCACTTTATATGTAAGAACTTATTTAATTGTCCCCACCACGATTCTAGAATGATCCCTACTTACAAATGAGACAACTACAGTACGTAGGAGTGTCCTGTGACCAAAAAGTTCCAACTGGCATCCTTTGCCTTTTTAGTCCATCGAGATAAATCCAGACTTATCTTTGGAGGAGAAATCCCTTTCTGCCTAAAACCCTACTTCGATGTCATAGCATCTGCAGTCCAAATAAAGATGCACTAACCTTTGTGGACAACACCACAGTGCTGAGAAACAGGCCCTACTTCTAACTTCTTCTGGCACTGGATTTATCTTTTACAGGGACAAAGGAACAGTCATCCTCAGATAAGAAAAGGCTAATTACTGACCCAAAGTTGAGATACTAATGCTACAGAAATGTAATGTTTAGTTGAAAAGCCATGGGGTCCCTGGAAAGCTTTCCCTACTCACATTAAGTTTGCAATTATGTATTTATAAACTAGAGCAAAGGGAGTGAATGGGTCCCAACACATAAGAAGTTTAGGAGACAAATACTAACAACCTTAATTTGTACACTACATGACATATATACAGATGTCAAATTCTCATATTTGTCAATCTATAAACAAGTTCCTAGATGTCCAAGAACCTGACTTGGCATGAGTCTCTAATATCTCCAGTGAGGTAAGGACTGGACCCCATCAGTGCACTTAACGACAAGACAACTTGCCAGAAACTTGCTCACTCAAAACTTGAATCTCTGACTTAAAATTTCATGCGACAAATTTTGACTTTGTAATGTTTGCCTTACCTACACTTAAAGAGATACTACAGGTTTTTTAAATGCCAGGAGTGGGggtaggattaaaaaaaaaaatcaagttaaaatTAAGATCCAATTTTTACATGAATAGCAGCAAACATTAAAAATGCACCTGGCACTCACTTTCTGACAACTGCATGAAGAATGGCCAGATGCTTCCTGTTGATGGGACAGCAGAAAGGCCGACTGACAGATCAGACTAGGGTCACACAAAAAAAACCACCACTGAAAACTCAGCTTCCTTCCAAAGCCATTAACCACAAACTCATCAACTCATCTTGAAATATTACAGATTAATCACCCACATCCAAGAAGGCCAGAGTCAGGGAAGAGGCTAAGGCTTACACATGCAAATTATATATGCATTTTGTTTCGGCAAACATCTCACTTTCCACGGAAGTCTGAAGCTCCTACCTAAGGTGCATGTGTCCTCTTGAAAAAAGCTAACACCACGCAGGTCTTTACAAGCTTGTTATATGCGCACATCATTAAGCATAAGGACTGGAACTTAAAGTATCTTGTCACTTGAACTATTTCCAGATTTCAAGACTCGAGGTACATTAAATCTTTGTAAGGCTTAGACATCTAAATGCCCATCTTTTAGAAAGTTAGAGCCTTCTCCCTCAAAATACACTCTTTTAAGTTTGTCTTGCACAATATCCTGATTGTATTTAACATGCTGAACACAAGGATGGGAtgtcatttaaataaaaaaaaaaagcatgatatACTTCGTTTTCCACTGGTTATGTGTAAATTATCACAAGACTGCCTGCAAAAAGAGATTCAAGAATCTGTTTTCTGTTCAACTAGGCATTAAAAAGATTTGCAAAAGTGTAAGACAGTGTGACTCTTGCCTAAGTCATGAGTTAACACATAAAAtaacttgatttttcacaaaataagaaaaatgaataaaggaaTAAGAGCCATCAGTTTCCTTAAAACTTAGAGTCCGAGTCTGAAGGCCTAGGAGTCAAAATCTATCagttaaatttaaattaatcCGGGTGAATCTCTGCGACATAAACTATCTTCTGCATACCAAATTCGGTGCGTTTTCAATTCTGGGAAGGCAAATACTTCACAAGAAAAAGCACACCAAcgttctcttccccacccccacggTAAAAATTACACTTCTGAAAGTAACTTGCCTGAATAGACAGAAAACCAGTGTCTGGAGAAAGaactctttaaaattatttccacGTTATGAAGCTCCCATTCGGAAGTACTATGGGTCTCGCTCCCTGCTTTAAACAAATGTCTATTAGACACAGTGGAAATGGGCTTAAAGCAAGAGTTCCAAGGGAAAAACACAACAAGTAGGCCCGCTTAACTTCGCTTTCATTTTGGAGATGCACACTTCAAGCTAGGCACGCGGCTTCAACACCGTGGGAGACGTTCacaacagcacacacaacacCGATCTGTGCCCTGGCAAGACATGACCGACGAAACTCGCGGCTTCTTTTCCGCACCCGCGCTCGCGTGGGTTCCGGCGGCGAAGTCTCCGGGGCAAATCTCGGCTACTGAGAATGGCAGGCTCTCTCCCTTCGAGAGTGTCCGGTCTACCCTGCCCGGGCCCGGCTGTTATCGCCGAAACCCGAGCGCCCCCGGTCCTTGGGCTCCAGCGGGGAGGCGCAGCCCGGCCTTCCCTCCCTCTTGTCGTCGGCCGGGCCCGGCCGGGCCTTCAGGCCGCCAAGACAAAGGAGCGGGCGGGGGCCGCGACGCCTGTCCGGCCGCTCGCCCCACCGGCCCGTACCCCCACGGCCATGGCGACCCCACGGAAACCCGGGCCCGTGGGGCCCGCAGGAGGCCGCGGCGCCTGGCCGAGGAGGGGGCGGCGGCCGCCACCATGTCTGCCGCCCCTCCCAGAAGCCAAGCGCCGGGCGGACAaagcgcggcggcggcggcgcggaCACCCAGGCCGACCCCGCCGACCCCCGCCAAACAAGCGGGGCCAGGAGCCCCGGAAACCCGGCGCCTTAATGCAATAAACAGGAAATCGCGGGGATGATCTGGGTTCCGGGGGAAGTGGAATTATTTTTTACCAGCGAAGAGATCAACTTCCACATCCGGTGGTAACAGGGCCCTACACAGACCCGCACTGACCTGGAAAAGCTTCGGGAGCGGCGGCGGGGGAGCAGCGGGAGGAGGTGCGGGGACCGCGGCGCCTCGGAGCCGGCAGGGCTGACGCGGCCCCGCCACACACAGAGCGCTTCGCTGCACAGGGCGCTATTTTCCGAAAATGCCGCGTCTGGTCGGCGCCCAAAATCCCCACCGAAAAGTCCCCGTCGGCGCGGAGGGACACGGCGGGCGAGCTCCCAGCATGCCTGCGGCGGCCTCGCCAACCGCGCCGGTTTCCGCCCCACTGGCCCAGGAGCAAGCCTGCCGCCGCCCTCCCCGAGCCCTGTTCCGGCGGGAAAGAGGGACGAAAGGGTCTGGTTTTGACtttaaacagagagaaaggaaataagcCATTTCTAGCGTTCCGCCACACAAAGGCTGCGGCGGAATGATCCACTGGGTGACCGCGAGTCCCGGCTCGCCCGGCGCCTGCGCGGCAGCGGGGTGAGCGCTGCGGTGGCCATGTGCGCGGCCGGGTATTCGCGCCGCGTCGTGGGGCGGGATGTGTGGGAGTTGGGGTGCGTGTGCTAAGTTCTCCCCGGCGTGATACGTAAAGCGCAGGCACTTCGGGACGCTTGGACTTGACTGCGGGGTATTCTAAGAGATTCTCGGCAGGCGGAAGGGCAGCCAGGAACCTAAGAGTTAGCTTACCGTGGTCTTAGAAGGTACCCGGAATCGCTGGTTTGTGGGGCCAGTGCAGGAACAAAGGATGTGTCCTCTTGCATCTGGTGTTAACTGGTCCTGTGTGACGAGGATGTTTCtgcggttttgttttttttttttctaatgtaaTAGTGACACTTTTCTCCTGTTTGTAGTGTCAGGATTTTTGTTTTCgaggcaagatttttttttttttcttttaacagccCTGCCTGTCccggaactcgctttgtagaccagggtagccctcaaactcaaaagaatctgccttcctctgcttctttattgttgggattaaaggcgtgtaccccCATGCCTGGtgttgtatttcatttttaatgtacCAAGAATTCATTGGGAGATGGTGATTTGTGAAGAAAAAGCCTTATAAATTTACTTCACATGTGATTTTCAAAGTTCCACTTTGGTATATTTAACAGAGAACTCCACTACCCGTGGAACTTTTGGCATCAGGTATCTAGGAATGAGAATGTCTGAGACACAACCAAGAATTTAACCAAGGAATGAAAGGCTTAAATGAGGTCCAAGTTGTTTACtgatttgatttgtgtgtgtgtgcctgacctCAGATAAAGACACTTGCCTTACTTATATAGTGAAAGTTTGTAGTCAGTGTGACTAAAACATAGCAAAGTAAACAATATGGGGAGAGCATCGTTcgtcttttttcttttgatttaatattttatttcaggGGCTTTTGTCATTggggttttggggtttgttttttgtttgttttgtttttgagacaggtctcactgtaTGAAGCTCTgggtggcctggaattcactatgtagacctgctgggcttgaaatcacagagatccacctgcctctgcctcccaggtgctgggattagagctgTGCACCAATACCTCCAGCTCTTacgaatttgttttgtttttaatatgtctttaagatttgtttattttatgagtaaactgtagctgtcttcagacacactagaagagtgcatcagatctcattacagatggtcgtaaactaccatgtggttgctgggaattgactcaggacctccagaaaagtattcagtgctcttaacctctgagccatctctccagctcctatgaatttttttaaatcgtTATTCCTTTCCATAATATTTTGAGTGAATATTCAGTTAATTGCTGCAAAATTCTTGCCTTCGTTGTGCTATAGCAGCTAAACAAGTATACATCATCGGGGTTATGCCAGAAAAGCTGAATATGGTGTCATCTCAGAGGAAGATTCCCCTGCCACAGAcaggcacacgcacgcacactcgcACGCTTACCTGACAGGGGAATCAGATAGCCCCATAAAAGTGACTCGATTTAATACAGGAGTTGGTGAAGGCCTTCCAGTCGAAGGAAACAATAATGCAAAGGTTTAGTAGACAGGCACTGGGGAGAGGCATCCCAAAAATGTGCCTGTGGAGGTTGCATGACTGCCACAAATGTCACCTTAATCAATAGATTGCTGTTTATGACTGGTAACTTCAGTAAAACACCCCAGGCATAGAGAAGCAGTAGTTTGTAAAACTGACTACACAGGTTGAGGTAGTCACAAGTAGGATTCAAGAAAATCagaactcggggctggggatttagctcagtggtagagcgcttacctaggaatcgcaaggccctgggttcggtccccagctccaaaaaaaaagaaccccccccccaaaaaaaaaaaaaagaaaatcagaactcCTTGCTGGGAATTCAGAGAATGTGCTTGACAATGTGAGAATTACTGGAGGAGATGTCAAAGGTGACTGTCAAGTCTGTCAGAGTAGCTGAGGGATGGTAGCGTGTTCACTGAAAAAAGCAAAGGGAGGACTGTGCTAGGGAAGGGGAAGCTTCTGTCTGACCATGTAAGGACTGCAAACCTGTCAATCAGCTGTTGTGTTCCTTCAGCATTTGCTAGAGCACCCATTCCTTCTAACCCTGTGTGGGCTAGCAAAGATAAAAGCAGCAGCAAAGAACTTGGCTTCAGCTACTATTGCTGGTGGAAGGGAGAACAACTAGAGTTTTAAAACAGACAGATAATGTCCCATAATAATTtcacaaagaaaaccaaagggtAACTGTGTGAAGCAGTTCTCCAGGTGAAAAAACTGACAAAATATTGGCACTTGGTTCCAGGTAGTCTTCCCCTGAGGTGGTGTCTGAGCTAAGCCCTGACTGGGAAGAAGGCAGTTTGTGAACTTTAAGGCCAGTAAATCTAGGGGAGCAAAGGGAAGGAGGTAAGGAATACGAGTCTGCAGCTTCAGGAAGATGAAGTCACCACTGAAAGCCTCAGGAGTGGAGTAACACAGACAGCAGTCGGGATGGAGAAAGATGGATCCATGAGAGTTGTTAGACAGAACCTGTGTCGTCTAGTGTGAGTGAGGGAAGGAATCAGTAGTGCTCACTAAGCTTTGAGTGTGGTTGCCTGGGCTACTGCCGTCGGGTAAAGGTATAAGCTACTCACAATTTTGTAGTGGCTtcgttaaaaataaatatgagccAGGCAGTGGAGGCTCCACCTTTAATCCGGCTGTTCTGGAAGTGAAGGCAgttagatcaaggccagcctggactatatagtcCAGGACAATcaaagctatacagagaaaccctgtctcaaaaagccaaaaaagaaaagagagaaaaattggTGTCTTTGGTCTAtataaaaaatagttttattttttcctcagtATTTGAAATCttgtatataaattattttaaaagcatacTTCTTTTAAAAGCATTCATAAAATTGAAACGTTGATTTACCTGTCCACCTGGCTCCAGTTATTAAAAAGTTTGGTGGTGACTAAGCCATGCTCTTTTTAACTTTACCTTAAAGTCTaggttttaaaagtaaatttctagattaaaaatatttcggttggggctggagagatggctcagcggttaagagcactgactgctcttccagaggtcctgagttcaattcccagcaaccacatggtggctcacaaccatctgtaaagagattcgatgccctcttctggtgtatctgaagacagctacagtgtacttatatataataaatgaataaatctttttttaaaaaaaagaatatttcggTTGGataaccctagcacttggaaggcagaggcaggtgaatctagATAGACTCTGtatcagaaagagaaaaacacaaaggaGAGAAAAGTTGTAATGGCTGAGTATatatagctcagcagtagagggCCTGCCTGTCTTAGCAATGCCCTGAGTATGCCTAGCACTGCCCCGCTACCACCCCTCCCCAAAAGTTTGAGAATAGACATGAAAGTCTGATGTGCTAAACTAAAGGACTGTGAATTTGACCCTAGGAACTCGGAGTGTTTAAAGCTAGAAGGATACCACTAGGTGGCTGTGTGCTACGCCTACCTATGGCAGTGCTTCCTTCCATCCCTGTGACTATGAcactcagttttaattttagttatTCTAGAAGAATGCAACCAAAAGTCTGGCTCATTAGTGCAGTCCTCAGACCCTTTGTCACTAGACAAGCCATTTAAGAAAGAGTgtgaggattggggatttagctcagtggaagagcgcttgctaggcgcaaggccctgggttcggtccccagctccggaaaaaaaaaagaaagaaagaaagagagagtgagaattTAGAAGCACGGGACAATTTAACAGATGAGTATCTATAAATAGACCATCCAAagctatgttttttgtttttgtttttttcttttcttttttccggagctggggaccgaacccagggccttgtgcttcctaggcaagcgctctaccactgagctaaatctccaacccctaaagCTATGTTTTTTAAATTCCCATTTtcttgtaatttttgttttataaaacaatttctttggttgggtttttttctcttttaagggTCTTACGTAGCCGAGGTTGGCCTCTGT
This Rattus norvegicus strain BN/NHsdMcwi chromosome 3, GRCr8, whole genome shotgun sequence DNA region includes the following protein-coding sequences:
- the LOC134486143 gene encoding cuticle collagen 40-like encodes the protein MTDETRGFFSAPALAWVPAAKSPGQISATENGRLSPFESVRSTLPGPGCYRRNPSAPGPWAPAGRRSPAFPPSCRRPGPAGPSGRQDKGAGGGRDACPAARPTGPYPHGHGDPTETRARGARRRPRRLAEEGAAAATMSAAPPRSQAPGGQSAAAAARTPRPTPPTPAKQAGPGAPETRRLNAINRKSRG